In Thermoleophilum album, the sequence GCCGGCTGATCTCGTCGATGCGAACAAGGGTCGAGTCGAGGCTCATCCCTACAGGTAGTCGGAGTTCTCGCCAGAAAGTTGAGCGGCCTCGGCTCGCTCAGCCCGCTGGTGCGAGGCGGACCGACCACGACCGTCCGCCGTCGACGGAGCGGACGATCGTCCCGTCGTGCAGGGCGGCGAAGAGTTCCCCGCCGGCCGCCTCGAAGGCCGCCGGCTCCCCTGGTATCTCGCCGACCCGCTGCCAGTGTGCGCCGCGATCGCGGCTTACCGCTACCGAACCGTCGGATGCCGCCCGGAAAAGCCTGTCGGCCGCCGGCCAGGCAAGCAACCCGGCGTCGCTGTCGATCCGCTGCCAGGAGCGGCCCTCATCGCCTGTTGCGTATAGCGCGTTCGCGCCACTGGCAATCGCTTTGGCCGGGTCGTCGGGGTCGAGAGCGAGCGAGGCGAGCGGCTGCGGCGTCCGTCGTTCACTCCACGTCCTTCCGCCATCCCGGCTGACCAGCAGCTGTTCCCGCCGCGTGCGGAAGTCCGACCCGAAACCCCAGACGCGATCGTCGAAGGCCTCGAGGACGTGGAAGTCCTTCTCGCCGAGTAGGGAGACGGGCTGCCAGGTCCCGCCGGCGTCGGTGGAGGCGATCAGGCCGAGGAATGGCGGCAGGTCCTCGCGGCCGTCCGGGTGGCCGGAGGCGAGGAAGCGGTCGGGTCCGACGACCGTGAAGCCCATCGTGTCCTGCCAGCGATCGCCGACGCGAGTGGCGCGCTCGGCTCCGTCGGGGAGCCGGAACAGCCCGGTGTGTGCCGCGATGTAGAGCGCATCGTCGCTCGGATTCACGCCGAGTCCGTGGACGTGAACCGGGCCAGGATCGCCGACCCTTGTAGACGCAGCCTCGGGGTCCGCATCGTCGCCGCCACACGCTCCGACCCACGCAGCGGTCAGGGCGAGGCACAACATGGCGGTGAGCCGACGAGCCATGTCGGCGATGTTAGCCGCGACTCGAGCGCCCCACACAACTTGTAGGACTCCGTCAGGCGACAGGGGCTACGGATCGGCGAAGCGCATACGCGACGACCGCGCCGATGCCGATCGACCAGACGACGCTCAGCGCGAGGGGGCCGGTCGCCTCGAACCCTGCCGCCAACGCACCGTCGACCATGACCCGCGACGGCGCATACCCTGGCAGCAGCGTCGCCCACCATTCCGGACTGCCGTCGCCGAACATCGGGTTCTGGGCGATGCCGAGGTCGGTCAACGGGAAGAAGAGCATCAAGTAGGTCGCTGCGACCTTGTCGAGGATCGCGCCGCTCAACGCGCCGAGCCCCGCGTAGATCAGGCCGATCAGGAGCGTCGCGGCGCCGAACGGCAGCCACGACTCGGGCTCGAACGCCATCGCGGTGACGCCGAGCGAGACGCCGACGACCAGCGCGGTGGTCGCTGCGAGCACGCTGAGGCGGGCGACGATCGTCTCACCCGGCCGGTACCCGGCGATCACGAGGCGGCGGTCCCCTTGGAGCGCTGCATGCATGACGAACACCCCGCAGAGCGCAGCGACGAAGGCGATCGCCTGGCCTGCCATGACCGCGCCGTGGATGTCCTTCATCGTCGTGACGAACGAGAGATCGCCGGGGAGGCCGATGCGGCGGGGAGTCTCCTCGGTCGTGGCGATGCTTCGGAGGACCGCATAGGCGGGGACGACGACGAGCAGGATCAGCAGCAACGGCCGGCGGCCCTCGTCGCGAAACGCCATTCCGGTAGCTGCTCGGACGCGCCCGGTCATCTCAGACGCGCGAGCGGGCCGACAACCAGAACGCCGTCACGGCCACCACCAGAGCCCCGAAGCTGATCGCACCTACGGCGAGCCACGCGTCTCCCGGCGAGCCGCGGCCCCCGCCCGCAGCGATCAGGAGGTCCGCTGCCTCGCGGGTGGGCGTGAGCAGGAATGAACTCCTGTCGCTCGTCATCGCCGGGCCCGAGAAGACGTCAACCACGAAGACCAGCACGACGAGCAGCGACCCCTCGAGCGGCCCGGAGACGAGCGCGCCGACGAGCGCGCCGACGCCGATGTAGATAGCCGCGAACGCGAAGACGGCGACAGCGGCGTGCGCCGGATGCTCGATCCCGCTCTCGAGCCAGAGCGTCCCGAGCGCGACCGCGCTCACGGTGACGCCGAGCGTCAGCGAGGCGGCGAGCCTCGCCGCCGCGACGCGCCACGGACCCAGGCCGGCCAATGCCAGCCGACGATCGGCGCCACGGGAAGAGGCCAACTCGAAGAACGCGAGGCTGCCGGACAAGAACGCAGCAGCCCATCCCGCGCTGATGGCTGTCGCCGCACGCTCGGCGAGCGTGCCGCCGAGCGCGCGCGCGAAGTCCCCGAGGACGCTCGCGAAGATCAGCACGAACAGCGCCGGAATCGCGACGAGGAGCGTGAGCGTGAGCGGTGCCCGGAGGTGCTCCCGCGCGAAGGCGGAACCGACCGCGGTGAACGCGCTCACTCGACCGTCCTCCCGTCGACCAGCGTGTAGACGCGATCGAGCCGCTCCCGCTCGGCCAGGAAGTGCGAGACGATCAGGATGCCCATGCCCACATCACGGCGCTGTTCGGCGATGTCCCAGAACCGTAGGTACGTCTCCCAGTCGAAGCCGGCATACGGTTCGTCCAGCAGGAGCAGGTCTGGCTCGTGCATCAATGCGAGCGCCAGGTTGAGCTTCTGGCGCGTGCCGCCGGAGAGCTCCTCGACGCGGTATCCGCGGTAGCGTCCGAACCGCAGATCCTCGAGCAGTGGCACTACGGCGCGCTCGCGGTCCTCCAGGCCCAGGCCGTAGGCGTGGGCAAACAGCGCGAAGTGCTCGTCGACCGTGAGCTTGTCCCAGAGCATCGGCAGCTGCGGGCAGTACCCGAGCCGCCCAGGCCGCTCAACGGTCCCGCCGTCGCGGCGGAGCAGGCCGACGATGATCTGGAGCAGCGTGCTCTTGCCGGAGCCGTTCTCGCCGACCAGCCCGACGAGCTCGCCCGAGCGCACGTCGAAGCTGGCGCCTTTGAGCACCTCGGTCGTGCGCCGGAAGGGCCGGATCCCGCGCCGGAACGACTTCGTCACGTCGCGTACACGCAATACCGTGCCAGGCGGCCGCTCCTCCATCGCCTCAGCGTAAGCAAGCCACTCCACCGTGCGGTCGAGAGCCAGCCCGTTCGCTACGCGGGGGAGATACGGATGAACGACGCACGACGCGATCCTACGATGTGTCGGAATGGAGGCTACGATGTGTCGGAATGGAGGCGACGAACTACACCCGTCCGTTGCCCAGCCTGCGCATTGCGGGGCGCCGTGTCTGGGTTGCGGTGTCGGCAGCGGCGGCCGCGGTGCTCGGGGCACTCCCACACCTCCTCCACCACGTCGGCCCGCTCGCCGGTGCTGCGCTGTTCGCGGGGGCCGGTGGGACGTTCCTGTTCGGGGCGCTCGGCTTCCTGGCGGCGATCCCGTTCCTCCTGCGCCTGCGCCGCCATTGCGGCGGGTGGAAGGTGCCAGGGCTCGCGCTCGCAGCGATGGTCGTCACCTTCGCGGTGTCGACGCTCGTCATCGGTCCGGCGCTCGCGGGCGATGACGCCGACGAGCGGCCCCCCGCTTCAGCGCCATCCGAGCCGGCGGAACCGACCGGGCACGAGGCGCATCACTAGGACGAGCCGCCGACGAATGAGCGAAGGGAGTTGAGACTGATGCAGACAGGTGAACTCGGCGGCGCTGTTGCGATGGTGATCGCCGACTGGGACGGCCACCACGGTTGGGACGACGGATGTTGGATCGTGATGGGAATCGGCATGATCGTCTTCTGGGCGCTCGTGATCCTCGGCATCGTCTGGGCCGTTCGGACGCTGTCCAGCGGACAGGGCAGCGCAGCATCGAACCGGCCGGAGCCGACGGCGATCGAGGTGCTCGAGCGGCGACTCGCCGAGGGCGAGATCTCGGTCGAGGAGTACGAACAGCGCCGGGACGTGCTCACGCGTGATGCCTCTAAAGCCTCCTAGCGAGACTGCCGACACTCAAGTGCGATCCGCGCACGCGATCGACACTCGCTTGCGCTGCCGTCTCGCGCGCATCGAGGGTCAGTGCATGGAATTGCGCGGATGGTCGACGACGGCCGTCCGACCCGGGATGTCGTCACGCAGATCCGCGCCGTGGGCGCCGCGCTCGACGCCGTCGGCTTGAGCCTGGTCGAACGAGACGCTCGTCAGCGCTTCGAGGACTCGGCGACGAGCCCCGAGGCGGTCGATGCGCTCGTCGCCGACCTCGCGCATCTCATGGGGCGATAGACCGACGCTTCGATGCTCGACGACGAGCTCTTATGTGCCGGATGGAAGGGCGTCGACCCCGAGCGGCTTGCGAGGATCGTGTCCGAGCTCGAGCGCGGCTTCGCGGCGTTGGCGGGTGTCGAGCGCGGGGTGTCGATCTTCGGGTCCGCGCGGACGCCGGCCGACCACCCCACCTACGTGCTCGCTCGCGAGACCGCGGCGTGCCTGGGGCGTGCCGGCTTCGCCGTCATCACGGGCGGTGGCCCGGGGATCATGGAAGCCGCGAACCGCGGCGCCCGGGATACCGGCGCGCTTTCCATCGGGCTGAACATCGACTTGCCGTACGAGCAACGCCTGAACGACTACGTCGATCTCGGACTCAACTTCCGCTATTTCTTCGTCCGCAAGCTGCTGTTCGTCCGCTATGCGCAGGCATTCGTCATCTTCCCCGGCGGCTTCGGGACGCTCGACGAGATGTTCGAGGCCCTCACGCTCATGCAGACGGGACGGATCCGCCACTTCCCCTTGATCCTGGTGGGTTCCGGTCGCTGGGCCGCCTTGCTCGACTGGATCCGGGGCGATCTCGTGACCAACGGCCTGATCGGCGCGCTCGACCCCGACCTCATCCAGGTCACCGAGGACCCGCGCGAGGTGTGCTCGATCGTCGAGGCGGCATGCCGCCGTCAGCAGCAGCGCTATGGCGGGAACGGGATTGCCGACGAACTCTGAACTGTCACGAGGCTCGCAAGGCCTCCACCGGTTGCGCAAGGCGCTGTTCGGCGACTGGCATCCGCTGTTGCGCGATCCGCTCGACCTGTTGCGGCTGTCGTTCGCCGGTGCGGCCGTGGCCTTCGGCCTGGCCGGCAGCTTCGAGTACTCGGTGCGCCTGACCGGGACCTTCCTGCTCGTCCTTGCGGCGCAACGCCTGCGGCTGCCCCGCCTGTTCGACCTGCTCTTCATCGTGGGGATGTGGCTACAGGCATGGGGAAATGCCCTGCGGCTCTTCGAGAACATCGACTGGTGGGACAACCTCGTGCACCTCTTCGTCCCGTTCTCGAGCGTTCCCGTCCTCTACGTCCTGCTCGTGCGCCTGGGGCTGGTTCACCATGAGATCACCGACGAGGGCCACCCGGCGCGCCATCACGTCGGCCTGGCGATCTTCGCCGTCGCCATCGGACTCTCGATCGGCGCGATCTACGAGGTCTACGAGTACGTGGCCAGTCGCTGGCTGAACGCGCCGATCGAGATCGGCTACTCGGACACGATCTTCGACCTCGTCCTCGACACGCTCGGTGCGCTCGCAGGCGGGATCCTGCTCATGCTGTGGGCCGCTGGGCGCCGCGGCACCGAACGTGAGCAGCTTGCCTAGCGCCGTTCAGGATCGTCTGGCAGAGTCCGACGTGTTGTAGGATCGACAGTACGGCTAGCGGGTGTCTGCCGGTTTCGCGGCTAGCGGGTGTCTGCCGGTTTCGCCAGGCAGCCGCGTGGAACGCGACGACAGGAGCCTCGTCATGGAGCCGAAGGAACACGCAACCGCGGTGCTCGATGTCCGCCCGATGCTGCGGGGATCCGAGAAGGTCACCGTCGAGGCGGTCTTGGGGCGCGTGGACGGCGTGGAAACGGTCGAGGCAAATCCGGTGGCCCAGACGGCCAGCGTGACCTACGATCCACACCGCGTTTCGCTCGCGGACCTGCGCCGGGTCGTCGAGGAGTGTGGCTATCACTGCGCGGGCCAGTCGGTGCCGTCGCACATCTGTGATCCCGAGGCGGAACCCGACCCGATCCAGGGGGACGGAGCGGTGGTGACGACGCCCACTGAGGAGCGGGCCAAGCCCGAGGCGCACGCCGGCCATCGTGGCCACGGCGAGGCGGCGACACTGCGCTCGCCGGACGAGGTGATGGGTCACGGCGGTCATGGCGCGATGTCGATGGAGGAGATGGTCGCCGACATGCGCAACCGCTTCCTCGTCGCGGCGCTGCTGGCAATCCCGATCGTGGTCTGGTCGCCGATCGGGCATGACGTCTTCGGCATCGATATCGGCGTGCCCTTCGGGCTGCGTGAAGACGTCTGGGCGCTGCTGCTGAGTCTCCCGGTGATCTTCTACTCGTGCTCGATCTTCTTCTCGGGCGCTGTGCGTGCGCTCAAGGCGCGCACGCTCGACATGATGGTCCTGGTCGCGGTGGCGGTCGGCGCCGGGTGGCTGTACTCGCTCGTTGTCACGCTGACCGGCGGCGGCGAGGTGTTCTACGAGGCGGCGGTCGTACTCGCCGCGTTCGTCCTGCTGGGCCATTGGTTCGAGATGCGCGCCCGCGGCGGAGCCAACGACGCGGTGCGGACATTGCTCGACCTCGCTCCGCCGAAGGCGCTGGTGATCCGCGACGGCGCGACCGTCGAGGTGCCGACGTCCGAGGTCGTCGCCGGCGACCTGCTGCTCGTCCGGCCTGGGTCGAAGATCGCCGTGGATGGCGTAGTCGAGGACGGCGAGAGCGAAGTCGACGAGTCGATGGTGACCGGCGAGAGCCTGCCGGTCCACAAGGCGCCGGGCGACGAGGTCATCGGAGGGACGATCAACGAGAACGGGACGTTGCAGGTCCGTGCGACGAAGATCGGCGCGGACACCGCGCTGGCGCAGATCGTCAAGCTCGTCCAGGAGGCCCAGAACTCCAAGGCGCCGGGACAGAAGCTGGCGGATCGGGCGGCGTTCTGGCTCGTCTTCGTCGCGCTCCTTGGCGGGGCGGCCACGTTCGCCGCCTGGATGCTTTTCAGCGACCGCCCGGCGGCCGACGCCGTGCTGTTCGCGATCACCGTCGTCGTGATCACCTGCCCTGACGCGCTTGGGCTGGCGACGCCGACGGCGATCATGATCGGCACCGGCCTCGGCGCCAAGCGCGGGATACTGTTCAAGAACGCGATCGCGCTCGAGACGTCCGCGCACATCGACACGGTGGTGATGGACAAGACCGGGACGCTGACCAAGGGCGAGCCGGAGGTCACCGACATCGTCGCCGACGGCTTGGACGAGCGTGAGCTGCTGCGATTGGTGGCCGCCGTGGAGCGCTTGTCCGAGCATCCGCTGGCTGACGCGATCGTGCGCCGATCCGACGAGGCCGGTGTGCCCGAGGTCCCGGCGTCGGACTTCCAGAACGTCCCCGGGCACGGCGCGATCGCGACCGTCGACGGACACCGCGTCGCGGTCGGCAACCGGCGGTTGATGACCGACCAAGGCGTCGATCTCGGCGAGCTCGGGGCGCGGCGTGATGAGTTCGCGGCCGGAGGCCGGACGGCGGTGATGGTCGCCGTCGACGGGCGAGCGGCGGGCGTCATCGCGCTAGCCGACGCCGCGCGGCCGACCTCGGTGCAGGCAGTAGCCGCGCTGCACGATGCCGGCGTGGAGGTCGTCATGCTCAGCGGCGACAACCAGGCGACGGCGGAGCGGATCGCCAGCCAGCTGGGGATCGACACGGTCATCGCGGAGGTTCTGCCCGGCGACAAGGCCGCCAAGATCGCCGAGCTCCAGCAGGCGGGACGCAAGGTGGCGATGGTCGGCGACGGCGTCAACGACGCCCCGGCGCTCGCCCAGGCAGATCTGGGCATCGCGATCGGTGCCGGGACGGACGTCGCGATCGAGACGGCCGATGTCGTGCTCATGCGCTCCGATCCGCTGGACGTCGCCACGGCGATGGCGATCGGCCGGGGGACGCTGCGCAAGGAGCGGCAGAACCTCGCGTGGGCGGTCGGCTACAACACGATCGCGCTGCCGATCGCGGCCGGCGTCTTCGAGCCTTCACTCGGACTCGTGCTGCGGCCGGAGATCGCGGCGCTCTCGATGTCGGGCTCGAGCCTGATCGTCGCCGTCAACGCCCTCCTGCTCAAGCGCCTACGCGTCCCGTCGCCCCAGCCCGGAGACGAGGAACCGCCTGCCGCCGAGCCGCCACGTCCCGTGCGCGAGCAGGTCGAGCCGGCCACATGACCGGATGCCGTTCGCAGCGCGAGCGGCGGCGGTCCTCAGGCGCGGCCGGCGGGTCGTACCACGAGACGGCCGTAGAGCACGCCCCGCTGGCAGCTCATCGGGTAGCTGCCCGAGCGGCCGTAGCTCGACGCCGACATCCTCGAACGTAGAGCGGTTCTGAAGGTTCGGCGAAGGCCCTTCGCCGATCTCGTGAAAGCACAGCTGCGCGACGGCGTCGCGGAGCCGGCGGCATCTCAGGAAAGCGAGGTCGGCCGGCGGCGCTCCGGCGCGCGGCCGGGGGGCTGGCGCAGCGTCGGTGCGGGCTTGGCGGGTGCAATCCGCGCGGCCGCCGGTTGCCCCGGCCGCACCTGAAGCACGTCGCCCCAGTGGGTGACCTCGATGGCGTCGCCGCTCTCGATCGCATAGGGCGCGTCGCTCGGCGTGATCTCGACACGCAATCGTCGCCCGCGATACGTCAACGGGAAGGCCAGCCGTGGGATGCCGTCGGGCAGGCGCGGCGCGAACGACAGGCGGTCGGCATCCTCGCGCAGCCCGGCGAGGCCGTTGATCACAGCGGCCCAACCCCCGGCGAGTGCGGCGAGGTGGAGGCCGTCGGCGGTGTTGCGGGCGGTGTCGTGATGGTCGAGGAGGATCGCCTCCGCGAGATAGTCATAGGCGAGCTGCACATCGCCGACCTCGGCGGCCATGACCGCCTGCGTGCCGGCCGCCAGGGAGGAGTCGCGGACGGTCAGCGCCTCGTAGTAGGCGAAGTTGCGACGCTTCTGCTCGTCGGTGAACGCGTCGCCGCGGACCGTCATCGCCAGCACGAGATCGGGCTGCTTGATCACCTGCCGGCGGTAGAGCTCGAAGTACGGGACATGCAACAGCAGCGGGCACTGCTCGGGCGCGACCGCCGCGAAGTCGAACGGGGCGTGGCGCGTGAAGTCCTCGTCTTGGAGATGGATGTTGAGCTCGGGGTCGTACGGGATCGTCATCGCATCGGCGGCGCGGCGCCACGCGACGACCTCTCCGGGCTCCACTCCGAGTGCCTCCGAGCCGAGCCGGTCGACGAGCGCGGCGGCCGCTCGGAGGTTGGCCTGCGCCATGAGGTTGGTGTAGAGGTTGTTGTCGACGAGCGTCGAGTATTCGTCGGGTCCGGTGACGCCGTCGATCGAGAACCGCCCGCCGCGACGGTCGTCGTGGTATCCCAGGCTGGCCCACATCCGTGCGATCTCGACGAGCAGTGGCGCGGCGACCTCGCGCTCGAAGCGCTCGTCGCCGCTCACCGCGGCGTGCCGCGCTGCGGCATGCGCGATCGCCGCGTTGACGTGAAATGCGGCGGTGCCCGCCGGGAGATAGCCGGAGCATTCCTCGCCGCCGATCGTCCGCCACGCGAACGCGGCGCCGCGCAATCCGAGCCGGCGCGCCTTCGCCTTTGCCTTCGGAAGCGTCGAGGCCCGCCAGCGCAGCGCGTTCTCGGCGTGGTCTGGAGCGCAATAGCTCAGCGCCGGCAGCACGAACATCTCGGTGTCCCAGAACGTGTGTCCGCTGTAACCGGGCCCCGTCAAGCCCTTCGCGGGTATCGCGTGGCCTTCGGCGCACGCCGCGTTCTGGTGGAGTTGGAAGAGCGCGTACCGCAACGCGTGCTGGACCTCGGCGTCGCCCTCGAGCTCGATATCGGCGTGGGCCCAGACATCGTCGAGCGCAGCGTGCTGCATCGCAGCGAGCCGCTCGAATCCGAGCGCGCGACCGACATCGAGGCTCCGCCGCACGGTGGCGAGCAGCGTCCCGGGCTCGGCATCGGGCGCCCCGTGATAGGCGAGCAGCTTCGCGAGCCGGATCGGGCGCCGCGCCTCCGCGGTGCCCGTCAAGGTCCACCGCGCCAGCGAGCCGTCCGCTTCGATCGTCTCGGCGAACCCGTCACCCGCGATCAACTCGTGGTCCATGCCGGCCGCGACGACGTGACCGCTGCGTCGTGTCTGATGGGCGAGGAGCGCCCGCCGGCGCTCGTGCTCGCTGCAGCGGGCGACGAGCGTGTCGGCCGGCAGGACGGCGCCCTCGCGGGGGTCGTCGGTTGCCCGCCTCGCGAGAGCCCGCACGGCGAGATCCGACGCGACGGTTAGCCGCAGCGGGCGTCCGATCGCCTCGGCCTCGTAGGCGATCCCCGCGATCTCGGGCCGCGCGAGAGAGACCAGCCGCCTGCTGCGAACGGCGATCTCGTGGCCGCCCGGCGAGCGCCAGCGCAGCGTGCGCACCAGCATGCCCGCCCGCAGGTCGAGCACGCGCTCGTGCTCGAGAAGCGTGCCTGTCCGCAGATCCAGCGGCTCGCCCTCGACGAACAGTGCGATGCGCGTGCCGTCAGTGACGTTGACGAGGACCTGATCGATCTCAGGGTCGCCGGCGCCGCGCTCGGCGTAGGGGATCGGCCGCGTCTCGAAGAATCCGGCGAGGTAGGTACCCGGGAGCGCAGCAGGCGCACCTTCGTCGAGCGTGCCCCTGATGCCGAGATGGCCGTTGCTCAGCGACAGCATCGTCTCGCTGTGCGCGGCGTCGTCCGGCGGCCAGCCGGTTTCGCGGTGGACCCACGGCTCGAGCTGCGGCCTCATCTCTCGCTGAGGAGCTCGGCGAGATCGTCGACGACGATGTCGGCGCCTGTAGCGCGCAACTCCGCGCCGCGGCCCACGCGGTCGACGCCGACGACGAGCCCGAAGGCGCCAGCACGACCGGCGGCGACGCCGGCCAGCGCATCCTCGAAGACGGCCGCGTCCGCCGGCTCGACCCCAAGTCGGCGTGCGGCCTCGAGGAAGACGTCAGGGGCGGGCTTGCCGGCGAGTCCGAGCGTGTGCGCGACTGTGCTGTCCACGGTGGCAGCGAACATGTGTGCCAGTCCGGCAGCGTCAACCACGGCGGTCGCATTCTCGCTCGACGTCACGAGCGCGCATGCCAGCCCGGCGTCTCGCGCGGCGGCCAGGAACCGCACGGAGCCCTCGTAGGCCTTCACGCCGTCGCTTGCGATCAGCGCGCGTACCAGCTCGTTCTTACGCCTGGCCAGGCCGTGGACGGTCTCTGCTGATGCGGCGTCCTCGGGGGTTCCCTCCGGAAGCGTGATCCCGCGTGCGTCAAGAAAGGCACGGACCCCGTCGACGCGCGGCCGGCCGTCGACGTATTCGCCGTAGTCGCGATCCGCGTCGAAAGGTCGCGCCAACTCGCCTGCACCGCGCCGGCGCAGGAACGCGTCGAAGGTCTGCTTCCAGGCCGCTGCATGCACCTCCGCTGTGCGCGTCAGTACTCCGTCGAGGTCGAACAAGCACGCGGTGATGCGCGCGGGGAGCCGCAAGTGTGCGCTCACGGCGCTCCTATCCGGGGAGGCCGCGGACGGGCTCGGGCTCGGGCGCGGCTCGGTCCTCGGCCGGCCAGGTCCAGTCTCGCACGTCTGGCATGTCGTCACCCACATCCCGGGTGTATGCCCGGTGGCGGAGACGCTCGTCGGCCATCTGCTGGCGCACGTGCGCCGCACGTGCGCCGAGGCCGGGGACGCGGTCGATCACGTCGATGACGAGGTGGAAGCGATCCATGTCGTTGAGCATCACCATGTCGAATGGCGTCGTCGTGGTGCCCTCCTCCTTGTAACCGCGCACGTGGAGGTTGGGGTGGTTGGTGCGCCGGTACGTCAGGCGGTGGATCAGCCAGGGGTAGCCGTGGTAGGCGAAGATCACCGGCCGGTCGGCCGTGAAGAGCGCGTCGAACTCGGCGTCGGGGAGGCCGTGCGGGTGCTCGCGTGCGTCTTGGAGGCGCATCAGGTCGACGACGTTGACGACGCGGACCTTGACGTCGGGCAGGACGTCACGCAGGATCGCGGCCGCCGAGACGGTCTCGAGGGTCGGGATGTCGCCCGCGCACGCGAGCACGACGTCAGGCGCCTGTCCGCCGTCGTTGCTTGCCCACTCCCACGTGCCGATCCCACGGGTGCAGTGCGCGATCGCTTCGTCCATCGTCAGGTAGTTGAGCGACGGCTGTTTGCCCGCGACGATCACGTTGACGTAGTTCCGGCTGCGCAGGCAGTGGTCGGCGACAGAGAGCAGGCAGTTCGCGTCGGGCGGGAGGTAGACCCGGATGATCTCGGCCTTCTTGTTGACGACGTGGTCGATGAAGCCCGGGTCCTGGTGCGAGAAGCCGTTGTGGTCCTGGCGCCAGACGTGAGACGTGAGCAGGTAGTTCAGCGAGGCGATCGGGCGACGCCAGGGGATCTCGCGTGTCACCTTCAGCCACTTCGCGTGCTGGTTGAACATCGCGTCGACGATGTGGATGAACGCCTCGTAGCAGTTGAAGATGCCGTGGCGCCCGGTGAGCAGATACCCCTCCAGCCAGCCTTCACAAAGGTGCTCCGACAGCACCTCGACGACACGCCCGGACGGCGCGAGATGGTCGTCGGTCACAAGGCGCGGAGCATTCCACTGGCGGTCGGTGGTCTCGAAAACCGCTCCGAGGCGGTTCGAGACGGTCTCGTCGGGGCCGAAGATCCGGAACCGGTCGTCGTTGCTCGCTACCACATCGCGGAGGAAGCCGCCGAGCACGCGGGTGGCCTCACTTGACGTCGTCGCCGGCGCTTTGAGGTCGACCGCGTAGTCGCGGAAGTCGGGCCGGTCGAGATCCCGCAACAGCAGCCCGCCGTTGGCGTGCGGGTTGGCGCCCATCCGCCGGTCGCCCTCGGGCGCCAGCGCGGTGATCTCAGGTCGCACGGCGCCGCTCTCGTCGAACAACTCCTCAGGCTTGTACGAGCGGAGCCAATCCTCGAGCTGGGCGAGGTGCTCCGGTCGCTTGGCGAGGTCGGCGAGCGGTACCTGGTGCGAGCGGAACGAGCCCTCGGCCGGCCGTCCGTCGACCTCCTTCGGACCTGTCCAGCCCTTCGGCGTGACGAGGACGATCATCGGCCACCGGACTCGCGCGGCTTCGTGCCCCGCGCGGGCTTCAGCTTGGATACGCCGGATTTCGCACACCGCCTCGTCGAGCGCGGTGGCCATCGTCTGGTGGACGTCGGACGGTTCCGAGCCCTCCACGAACCACGGCCGGTGTCCGAAGCCCTCGAGCAGGGCTCGTAGTTCGTCGCGAGGGATGCGTGCGAGGACGGTGGGGTTGGCGATCTTGTAGCCGTTCAGATGCAGCACCGGCAGGACGGCACCGTCACGGGCGGGGTCGACGAACTTGTTGGCCTGCCAGCCGGCGGCGAGCGGCCCGGTCTCGGCCTCGCCATCGCCGACGACGCAGCACACCAGCAGGTCGGGGTTGTCGAACGCCGCGCCGTAGGCGTGGATCAGCGAGTAGCCGAGCTCGCCGCCCTCGTTGATCGAGCCGGGGGTCTCGGGTGCGACATGGCTGGGGATGCCGCCGGGGAACGAGAACTGGCGGAACAGGTGGCGTAGCCCCTCCTCGTCGTGGCTGATGTGGGGATAGACCTCGCTGTAGGTGCCTTCCAGGTAGGTACTCGCCACGAGCGCCGGCCCCCCATGTCCCGGCCCGGTGACATAGATCGCGTCCAGGTCGTGACGCTTGATCGCCCGGTTCAGGTGTGCGTAGACGAAGTTGAGCCCGGGCGTGGTGCCCCAGTGGCCGAGCAGCCGTGGCTTGATGTGCTCGATGCGCAGCGGCTCGCGGAGGAGCGGGTTGTCGAGCAGGTAGATCTGCC encodes:
- a CDS encoding F510_1955 family glycosylhydrolase gives rise to the protein MARRLTAMLCLALTAAWVGACGGDDADPEAASTRVGDPGPVHVHGLGVNPSDDALYIAAHTGLFRLPDGAERATRVGDRWQDTMGFTVVGPDRFLASGHPDGREDLPPFLGLIASTDAGGTWQPVSLLGEKDFHVLEAFDDRVWGFGSDFRTRREQLLVSRDGGRTWSERRTPQPLASLALDPDDPAKAIASGANALYATGDEGRSWQRIDSDAGLLAWPAADRLFRAASDGSVAVSRDRGAHWQRVGEIPGEPAAFEAAGGELFAALHDGTIVRSVDGGRSWSVRLAPAG
- a CDS encoding ABC transporter ATP-binding protein: MEERPPGTVLRVRDVTKSFRRGIRPFRRTTEVLKGASFDVRSGELVGLVGENGSGKSTLLQIIVGLLRRDGGTVERPGRLGYCPQLPMLWDKLTVDEHFALFAHAYGLGLEDRERAVVPLLEDLRFGRYRGYRVEELSGGTRQKLNLALALMHEPDLLLLDEPYAGFDWETYLRFWDIAEQRRDVGMGILIVSHFLAERERLDRVYTLVDGRTVE
- a CDS encoding SHOCT domain-containing protein translates to MQTGELGGAVAMVIADWDGHHGWDDGCWIVMGIGMIVFWALVILGIVWAVRTLSSGQGSAASNRPEPTAIEVLERRLAEGEISVEEYEQRRDVLTRDASKAS
- a CDS encoding metal-sensing transcriptional repressor gives rise to the protein MVDDGRPTRDVVTQIRAVGAALDAVGLSLVERDARQRFEDSATSPEAVDALVADLAHLMGR
- a CDS encoding TIGR00730 family Rossman fold protein; the encoded protein is MSELERGFAALAGVERGVSIFGSARTPADHPTYVLARETAACLGRAGFAVITGGGPGIMEAANRGARDTGALSIGLNIDLPYEQRLNDYVDLGLNFRYFFVRKLLFVRYAQAFVIFPGGFGTLDEMFEALTLMQTGRIRHFPLILVGSGRWAALLDWIRGDLVTNGLIGALDPDLIQVTEDPREVCSIVEAACRRQQQRYGGNGIADEL
- a CDS encoding heavy metal translocating P-type ATPase yields the protein MEPKEHATAVLDVRPMLRGSEKVTVEAVLGRVDGVETVEANPVAQTASVTYDPHRVSLADLRRVVEECGYHCAGQSVPSHICDPEAEPDPIQGDGAVVTTPTEERAKPEAHAGHRGHGEAATLRSPDEVMGHGGHGAMSMEEMVADMRNRFLVAALLAIPIVVWSPIGHDVFGIDIGVPFGLREDVWALLLSLPVIFYSCSIFFSGAVRALKARTLDMMVLVAVAVGAGWLYSLVVTLTGGGEVFYEAAVVLAAFVLLGHWFEMRARGGANDAVRTLLDLAPPKALVIRDGATVEVPTSEVVAGDLLLVRPGSKIAVDGVVEDGESEVDESMVTGESLPVHKAPGDEVIGGTINENGTLQVRATKIGADTALAQIVKLVQEAQNSKAPGQKLADRAAFWLVFVALLGGAATFAAWMLFSDRPAADAVLFAITVVVITCPDALGLATPTAIMIGTGLGAKRGILFKNAIALETSAHIDTVVMDKTGTLTKGEPEVTDIVADGLDERELLRLVAAVERLSEHPLADAIVRRSDEAGVPEVPASDFQNVPGHGAIATVDGHRVAVGNRRLMTDQGVDLGELGARRDEFAAGGRTAVMVAVDGRAAGVIALADAARPTSVQAVAALHDAGVEVVMLSGDNQATAERIASQLGIDTVIAEVLPGDKAAKIAELQQAGRKVAMVGDGVNDAPALAQADLGIAIGAGTDVAIETADVVLMRSDPLDVATAMAIGRGTLRKERQNLAWAVGYNTIALPIAAGVFEPSLGLVLRPEIAALSMSGSSLIVAVNALLLKRLRVPSPQPGDEEPPAAEPPRPVREQVEPAT